Below is a genomic region from Gemmobacter sp. 24YEA27.
CCCAGGGGCCATACCCATCCCCGGACCATGCCGCCGGGGCCAGGCAACACCGGTAAAGCTCGCCTCCTGCCCCGGCGCCACATGGCCGGTATCTGCCTAATCGACGGAAACGCGCAGCTCAATCCGCCGCAGTTCCACGGCCAGCATGAACAGCACCGGCCCATTCGGCGCGGCGGCAAGGATCTGTCCCTTCCCGCTCGCGCGGTCCGGCGCGATCCCGTCAATGGACAAACGGATCACCGCCTTATCGGGATCGTCGCTGATCGAGGCCAGCGCGCACTCACAGGCCGCGCAGGCGGCGATGAGTAGCGAACCGGGCCGACCCACGTAGGTCCAGCGCCTCGGCAGTGTCAAACCAATCAGCGGTCCTGATCACGGTGGCTTGCGCGGACACGAGCCGCGCCCGTGAGGCGCCAGCTGGGCCTCGGAATTCAACAACTGAACGTTTAGTCCGGTGCAATCCAGCCGCGCCAGAACCTTGCCCGAAGCAACTGTCGGGTGGAAATCGGCCTCGACTGCGGCAAACCTGCCGGAAAGCTCGGACGACATTGCGCCCCATGTGCCCGGCTGCACCGTGCCGATGGCGGTCACGGTCACCTCAAAATTGCCGCGCGTGACCGGCGCCGTCACCTGGTACACAGGCGCAGGTTCCCGCGCGCGCAGCCCCAGAAGATCGCCCAATGGCCAGGAATGCCATGACCGGTAAAAACCAACGTCTGTAGCGATGCATTTGCCCGATCCGGGCGAGATCTGACGCATCGCGCGGAAGGGGTTTCGTCCCGTCAGGTTACCTCATGCTGCCTTGCAGCAATTGGTCCGGATCGCGCCGGTGGGCGACCGGCGGCCGTGTCGCCGTATCATGGCGGGCGCGGATAAAGATCGATATCGGACTGTCAGCCCCGAGGCGAAGATCCGCCGCTCCCCCGGCAAAGACGGGGTTTGCCCTGACCTTCCCCACCAGCTCAGACGGTTGCGAGCCGGGCCTGATGCGCTTCCAGCACCCAGGCAAAAACCTGATCGGCTTCGCGGGGCAATTCCTCGGCATGGCCGGCGGCGTAGTTCAGGAAGCCTTCGAGAAAGTGATCCGCCATGCCGCAGAGCACGGGCTTGCCGTCCCCGAGCGCCTCGGCCACGGAATCGGCGAGGCCATGACCATCGGCCTCCTGCTTGCCGAATTTATTGACCATCAGCACATCCGCCGCGCCAAGTCGCTGCGCCACGATCACCGCTGCCTCTTCCAGCGCCGACGTGTCGAGCCGACAGCCGGTCGCCGCGTCGCCGCGGTCAAGGCTGATGCGGATCTGCGGCCCTTCGGGCAAAACCAAGAGATCCATGTCGCTTTTTGTGCGCCCCGGGCGCAGCGTGTTGATCTGCACCGTACCCGCCGTTGTCAGACCATGCGCGCTCAGACGGCGCGCGACTTCCTGGAGCAGCAGGTCGGTTTCGCCCTCGGGGCCAGCAGAAATATAGCCGAGCTTCATGGCAGCCTCTCAGGTCGATGCGTTATGTTTCGACAAGTATATCGAACCTTTCTGGCAGGTAAAGCCTCAGCGCTGCGCCAGCGCGTCCCGCAGCACAGAAAGCACCATATCCGGTGGCACATCATCGGCCACGAAAGCCTCACCAATGCCCTGCGCGAGGATGAAGCGCAGCTTGCCGTCGACCACTTTCTTGTCCTGGCCCATCAGGCGCAAGAGCCCCTCTGCATCGGGAAGTTCGCCCTCGATATCAGCGAGATCGGTCTTCATCCCCATCGATTTAAGATGGGCACGGACCCGGCTCGGCGCCTCCTGGGCGCAAAGGCCAAGCCGCTGCGACAGCTCGAATGCCAGCGCGCAACCGATGGCCACGCCCTCGCCATGCAAAAGCCGGCCGGAATAGCCAGTCGCGTTTTCCAGCGCGTGACAGAAGGTATGGCCCAGATTCAGAAGCGCGCGCTCGCCCTCTTCTGTCTCGTCGCGCTCGACGATGCCGGCCTTCATCTCGACCGAACGCGTCACCGCCTTCAGCCGTGCCTCGCGGTCGCCGCGCGCCAGCGCCGGACCTTCAGCTTCCAGCCATTCAAAGAACAGCGGGTCCCCAAGAAGGCCGTATTTCACCACCTCGCCATAGCCCGCCAGGAAGTCGCGCGGCGTCAGCGTTTCCAGCACACCGATATCGGCCAGCACCAGCGAAGGCTGGTGGAAAGCGCCGACCAGGTTCTTGCCCTGGGGGGTGTTGATCCCGGTTTTGCCGCCGACGGAACTGTCGACCTGGGCCAGCAGCGAGGTCGGGATTTGCACGAATCGAACGCCGCGACGCAGCACAGCCGCAGCGAAACCGACGAGATCCCCGATCACACCGCCGCCAAAAGCGACCACGACATCTTTGCGCTCGACCTTTTGTTCCAGCAGCCATTCGACGGTCTGCGACAGGGAGCGCCAGGACTTGGTCGCCTCGCCCGCCGGCAGCGCCATATGGGACATTTCGATGCCGACAGTGGCAAAGCCGGCCCTGAGCCGGTCCAGATGCAGCGCGCCCACGGTCTCATCGGTGACCACGGCCAGCTTCTTTCTGCGCAGCATCGGCAGGATTGCTGCACCCGCATTTTCGATCAGGCCAGAGCCGATCCGGACCTCATAGGAGCGCTCGCCCAGATTGACCGGCACAATATTCAACATGTTCTTCTCCGGATTCCCGTCAGAGTTCTTCCAGCACATCGGGGCGCGTCAACAGCGCCTCGACCACCCGCGCCGCCATCTGTTCGACCGTAAGGCCGGCTGCCGAATCCACCGCCAGATCGGCAAGCTGGTAAGACGGCTCGCGCGCGGCACAAAGCTCCATGAGCGTCTGGCGCGGGTTGGCGGTGCGCAGCAAGGGCCGCGTGGTTTTGTGCCGCACGCGCTGCCACAGGACTTCGGGTTCGGCCTTCAGCCAGACCGAGATCCCGTGCTCCGCGATCTGGTCGCGGTTGCGGACCGCCAGAAAGGCGCCGCCCCCGGTCGAGAGCACCGCCGGACGGCCGCGCAACAGCCGGCCGATCACCTCGAATTCGCGGTCGCGAAAGAAAGGCTCGCCATCGCGTTCAAAGATCTCGGCAATGCTGCGATCCGCGGCTTTGACGATTTCTTCATCCGAATCGACAAAGGGCACTTTCAGCAGTTTCGCCAGCGCCGTTCCGACGGCGGTTTTCCCCGCCCCCATCATACCGACCATGGCGACGGTCTTTTTCAGTCGATACATTGCCTTCACCATCGCGTGAACGCGGCGGAGATCACGGTAAGCCGCCGCGCTTTTCGTTCTCCAATGGCGTGAT
It encodes:
- a CDS encoding DUF2478 domain-containing protein, with translation MKLGYISAGPEGETDLLLQEVARRLSAHGLTTAGTVQINTLRPGRTKSDMDLLVLPEGPQIRISLDRGDAATGCRLDTSALEEAAVIVAQRLGAADVLMVNKFGKQEADGHGLADSVAEALGDGKPVLCGMADHFLEGFLNYAAGHAEELPREADQVFAWVLEAHQARLATV
- the aroB gene encoding 3-dehydroquinate synthase, encoding MLNIVPVNLGERSYEVRIGSGLIENAGAAILPMLRRKKLAVVTDETVGALHLDRLRAGFATVGIEMSHMALPAGEATKSWRSLSQTVEWLLEQKVERKDVVVAFGGGVIGDLVGFAAAVLRRGVRFVQIPTSLLAQVDSSVGGKTGINTPQGKNLVGAFHQPSLVLADIGVLETLTPRDFLAGYGEVVKYGLLGDPLFFEWLEAEGPALARGDREARLKAVTRSVEMKAGIVERDETEEGERALLNLGHTFCHALENATGYSGRLLHGEGVAIGCALAFELSQRLGLCAQEAPSRVRAHLKSMGMKTDLADIEGELPDAEGLLRLMGQDKKVVDGKLRFILAQGIGEAFVADDVPPDMVLSVLRDALAQR
- a CDS encoding shikimate kinase, producing MYRLKKTVAMVGMMGAGKTAVGTALAKLLKVPFVDSDEEIVKAADRSIAEIFERDGEPFFRDREFEVIGRLLRGRPAVLSTGGGAFLAVRNRDQIAEHGISVWLKAEPEVLWQRVRHKTTRPLLRTANPRQTLMELCAAREPSYQLADLAVDSAAGLTVEQMAARVVEALLTRPDVLEEL